The following are encoded together in the Streptomyces sp. NBC_01465 genome:
- a CDS encoding alpha/beta hydrolase: MPVLPGAEPYRHEGGEVGVLLCHGFTGSPQSLRPWAEYLAERGLTVSLPLLPGHGTRWQDMQLTGWQDWYAEVDRELRALLERCTTVFVFGLSMGGTLTLRLAAKHGDAVAGLVLVNPANKVHGLAAYALPVARHLIRATPGIASDIALEGSEEVGYDKVPLHAAHSFRNFCKLVDRDLPQVTQPVVILHSPQDHVVPPADTARILGRISSTDVEEVLLEQSYHVATLDHDAERIFEKSYAFIGRLAPSVGKKGSTTGG, from the coding sequence GTGCCGGTCCTTCCTGGAGCCGAGCCGTACCGCCACGAGGGCGGCGAGGTCGGCGTCCTCCTCTGTCACGGTTTCACCGGTTCCCCGCAGTCGCTGCGCCCCTGGGCGGAGTATCTGGCGGAGCGCGGCCTGACCGTCTCGCTGCCGCTGCTCCCCGGGCACGGCACGCGCTGGCAGGACATGCAGCTCACGGGCTGGCAGGACTGGTACGCGGAGGTGGACCGCGAGCTGCGCGCCCTGCTGGAGCGGTGCACCACGGTCTTCGTCTTCGGTCTCTCCATGGGCGGCACGCTGACGCTGCGGCTCGCCGCCAAGCACGGGGACGCGGTCGCCGGCCTGGTCCTGGTCAACCCGGCGAACAAAGTGCACGGTCTGGCGGCCTACGCCCTGCCGGTGGCCCGGCACCTGATCCGCGCGACGCCGGGCATCGCCAGCGACATCGCCCTCGAGGGCTCGGAGGAGGTCGGGTACGACAAGGTGCCGCTGCACGCGGCCCACTCGTTCCGCAACTTCTGCAAGCTGGTCGACCGTGACCTTCCGCAGGTCACGCAGCCTGTGGTGATCCTGCACAGCCCGCAGGACCATGTGGTGCCGCCTGCCGACACGGCGCGCATCCTGGGCCGTATCTCCTCGACCGACGTCGAGGAGGTCCTGCTGGAACAGAGCTACCACGTCGCGACGTTGGACCACGATGCGGAGCGGATTTTCGAGAAGAGTTACGCGTTCATCGGCCGCCTCGCTCCGAGTGTCGGGAAGAAGGGGAGCACCACAGGTGGCTGA
- a CDS encoding response regulator transcription factor produces MTEQQTIKVMVVDDHPMWRDAVARDLAAEGFEVVATAGDGPQAVRRARAVAPDVLVLDLNLPGMPGVQVCKELVGADPSLRVLVLSASGEHADVLEAVKSGATGYLLKSASTAELTDAVRRTAVGDPVFTPGLAGLVLGEYRRLASDPAPVTADEPKAPQLTDRETEVLRLVAKGLSYKQIAERLVISHRTVQNHVQNTLGKLQLHNRVELVRYAIERGLDDA; encoded by the coding sequence ATGACCGAGCAGCAGACGATCAAGGTGATGGTCGTCGACGACCACCCGATGTGGCGGGACGCGGTCGCCCGCGACCTGGCCGCCGAGGGCTTCGAGGTGGTCGCGACGGCGGGCGACGGACCGCAGGCGGTGCGCAGAGCCCGGGCCGTCGCGCCCGACGTCCTGGTCCTCGACCTCAATCTGCCCGGGATGCCGGGCGTACAGGTCTGCAAGGAGCTCGTGGGCGCGGACCCGTCCCTGCGGGTGCTGGTGCTCTCGGCGAGCGGTGAGCACGCCGACGTACTGGAAGCGGTGAAGTCCGGGGCCACGGGCTATCTGCTGAAGTCGGCCAGCACGGCGGAGCTGACGGACGCGGTGCGCAGGACCGCCGTCGGCGACCCGGTGTTCACGCCCGGCCTCGCGGGTCTGGTGCTCGGCGAGTACCGCCGCCTCGCGTCCGACCCGGCGCCCGTGACCGCCGACGAACCCAAGGCTCCGCAGCTCACCGACCGCGAGACCGAGGTGCTGCGCCTCGTCGCGAAGGGGCTGAGCTACAAGCAGATCGCCGAGCGCCTCGTCATCTCCCACCGCACCGTCCAGAACCATGTGCAGAACACCCTCGGAAAGCTCCAACTGCACAACAGAGTGGAGCTTGTTCGGTATGCGATAGAGCGAGGCCTGGACGACGCCTAG
- a CDS encoding lysophospholipid acyltransferase family protein, producing MIYGAMKFSIGGSLKLAFRPWVEGIENIPAEGPAILASNHLSFSDSFFLPAVLDRKVTFIAKAEYFTSPGVKGKLTAAFFKGVGQLPVDRSGARGAGEAAIKAGIDVIEGGGLFGIYPEGTRSPDGRLYRGKPGGLARVALATGAPVIPVAMIDTEKIQPPGQVMPKLMRPGIRIGKPLDFSRYHGMEGDRFILRSVTDEVMYEIMKLSGQEYVDIYATAAKRQIADAAKAEKAEKAEKS from the coding sequence TTGATCTACGGCGCGATGAAGTTCTCCATCGGGGGATCCCTCAAGCTTGCCTTCAGGCCATGGGTGGAGGGGATCGAGAACATCCCCGCCGAGGGGCCGGCGATCCTGGCGAGCAACCACCTGTCGTTCTCGGACTCCTTCTTCCTGCCCGCGGTCCTGGACCGCAAGGTGACGTTCATCGCCAAGGCGGAGTACTTCACCTCGCCCGGTGTGAAGGGCAAGCTCACCGCGGCTTTCTTCAAGGGTGTCGGACAGCTGCCGGTGGACCGCTCGGGCGCCCGCGGCGCGGGCGAGGCGGCGATCAAGGCCGGTATCGACGTCATCGAGGGCGGCGGGCTCTTCGGCATCTACCCGGAGGGCACGCGTTCGCCGGACGGACGCCTCTACCGCGGCAAGCCCGGCGGCCTGGCGCGCGTGGCACTGGCCACGGGCGCGCCCGTCATCCCGGTCGCGATGATCGACACGGAGAAGATCCAGCCGCCCGGCCAGGTGATGCCGAAGCTGATGAGGCCGGGCATCAGGATCGGCAAGCCGCTCGACTTCAGCCGGTACCACGGCATGGAGGGCGACCGCTTCATCCTGCGTTCGGTGACCGACGAGGTCATGTACGAAATCATGAAGCTCTCGGGCCAGGAGTACGTCGACATCTACGCGACCGCGGCCAAGCGCCAGATCGCGGACGCGGCGAAGGCGGAGAAGGCCGAGAAGGCCGAGAAGAGTTAA
- the macS gene encoding MacS family sensor histidine kinase has product MAKRKKPDKPGRVIRMSVEQPLWRALTGYRVLTMVYAILLFGSAWEKFVRPWVAVGYLAVLAVWTLATLPRVANAASCTKRFLTADLTIALVGILLTPVADAHSRIVAGGPTIPSIWTAGSVIAFAIKGGWRWAGFASSLVAVANIVERGRPTQDTLHNILLVWIASIAIGYIVEVARASERTLARALEIEAATRERERLARGIHDSVLQVLAMVQRRGNALGGEAAELGRMAGEQEVALRTLVSSGLLPVQGGPPREEYGGGEPAGAGGPCDVRTLLAPHAGSRITLSDPGAPVMLPAAAATELASAVSAALDNVRRHAGDDAQAWILVEDEPDEVIVTVRDDGPGIPEGRLAVAEGEGRLGVAQSIRGRLRDLGGSAELISIPGQGTEVELKVPRGKAGRGK; this is encoded by the coding sequence ATGGCCAAGCGAAAGAAGCCCGACAAGCCCGGCCGCGTCATACGGATGTCGGTCGAGCAGCCGCTGTGGCGTGCCCTGACGGGCTACCGCGTCCTGACCATGGTCTACGCGATCCTGCTGTTCGGCTCGGCCTGGGAGAAGTTCGTACGCCCCTGGGTCGCCGTCGGCTATCTCGCCGTGCTCGCCGTCTGGACCCTGGCCACGCTCCCCAGGGTCGCCAACGCCGCCAGCTGCACCAAGCGCTTCCTCACCGCGGACCTGACCATCGCCCTCGTCGGCATCCTGCTGACCCCGGTCGCCGACGCCCACTCCCGGATCGTGGCGGGCGGCCCGACCATCCCGTCGATATGGACCGCCGGCTCCGTCATCGCCTTCGCCATCAAGGGCGGCTGGCGGTGGGCGGGATTCGCCTCCTCGCTGGTCGCCGTCGCCAATATCGTCGAGCGCGGCCGGCCCACCCAGGACACCCTGCACAACATCCTGCTGGTGTGGATCGCCTCCATCGCCATCGGCTACATCGTCGAGGTCGCCCGCGCCTCCGAGCGCACCCTCGCCCGCGCCCTGGAGATCGAGGCGGCGACGCGTGAGCGCGAGCGCCTCGCCCGGGGCATCCACGACAGCGTCCTGCAGGTGCTCGCCATGGTGCAGCGCCGCGGGAACGCGCTGGGCGGCGAGGCGGCGGAGCTGGGCCGGATGGCGGGGGAGCAGGAGGTCGCCCTGCGGACCCTGGTCTCCAGCGGGCTCCTGCCCGTGCAGGGCGGGCCCCCGCGCGAGGAGTACGGCGGAGGTGAGCCGGCCGGCGCGGGCGGCCCCTGCGACGTCCGTACGCTGCTCGCCCCGCACGCCGGATCGCGCATCACGCTCTCCGATCCGGGCGCCCCGGTGATGCTCCCCGCGGCCGCCGCGACGGAGCTGGCGTCCGCTGTCAGTGCCGCCCTGGACAATGTCCGCAGGCACGCAGGAGACGACGCCCAGGCCTGGATCCTGGTCGAGGACGAACCGGACGAGGTGATCGTGACCGTACGGGACGACGGCCCGGGCATCCCGGAGGGGCGGCTCGCGGTGGCCGAGGGCGAGGGGCGGCTCGGCGTGGCCCAGTCGATCCGCGGGAGGCTGCGGGATCTGGGCGGCAGCGCCGAACTGATCTCGATCCCGGGGCAGGGCACGGAAGTAGAACTGAAGGTTCCACGGGGGAAGGCAGGACGAGGGAAATGA
- a CDS encoding 2-hydroxyacid dehydrogenase, giving the protein MEIIAFGVQADEKPLIEAAFEGRFPIHCLDTFLTEDTAPLAAGHQVVSSSVNGVLDARVLRILASGGTKLIAQRSTGFNNIDLDVAKELGLTVARVSYYSPYSVAEFAWTLAMAVNRRIVRASARTRDFDFRLDGLMGRDMRGRTVGVLGTGKIGEAFTRIAHGFGMNLLGWDVAENPACVELGMRYVEKDQLFVESDVISLHVPLLPSTHHIIDSAALRSMKDDVILVNSSRGGLVDTEALVHELRQGRFAGVGLDVYEAEAGLFFLDKSLEVVEDDTLARLVTFPNVLVTSHQAYYTVDAVGQIIDATVQNVEDFAAGRRSENVLVPAAPEAS; this is encoded by the coding sequence GTGGAAATCATTGCATTCGGTGTGCAGGCCGATGAGAAGCCGCTGATCGAAGCGGCCTTCGAAGGCCGCTTCCCGATCCACTGCCTGGACACCTTCCTCACCGAGGACACCGCACCGCTCGCCGCCGGACACCAGGTCGTCAGCTCCAGCGTCAACGGCGTCCTGGACGCCCGGGTGCTGCGCATCCTGGCGTCCGGCGGCACCAAGCTGATCGCCCAGCGCTCCACGGGCTTCAACAACATCGACCTCGACGTCGCGAAGGAGCTCGGCCTCACCGTCGCCCGGGTCTCGTACTACTCGCCGTACTCGGTCGCCGAATTCGCCTGGACCCTCGCCATGGCGGTCAACCGCCGTATCGTCCGCGCCTCGGCCCGCACCCGTGACTTCGACTTCCGGCTCGACGGGCTGATGGGCCGCGACATGCGCGGCCGCACGGTCGGCGTGCTCGGCACCGGCAAGATCGGCGAGGCGTTCACCCGAATCGCCCACGGCTTCGGCATGAACCTGCTCGGCTGGGACGTCGCCGAGAACCCGGCCTGTGTGGAGCTGGGCATGCGGTACGTCGAGAAGGACCAGCTCTTCGTCGAGTCCGACGTGATCAGCCTGCACGTCCCGCTGCTCCCCTCGACCCACCACATCATCGACTCCGCCGCCCTGCGGTCGATGAAGGACGACGTGATCCTGGTCAACTCCAGCCGCGGCGGACTCGTCGACACCGAGGCGCTGGTCCACGAGCTGCGCCAGGGCCGCTTCGCCGGGGTGGGGCTCGACGTGTACGAGGCCGAGGCCGGGCTCTTCTTCCTCGACAAGTCCCTGGAGGTCGTCGAGGACGACACCCTCGCCCGCCTCGTCACCTTCCCGAACGTCCTGGTCACCTCGCACCAGGCCTACTACACGGTGGACGCGGTGGGCCAGATCATCGACGCGACCGTCCAGAACGTCGAGGACTTCGCGGCCGGCCGGCGCAGCGAGAACGTCCTCGTCCCCGCCGCGCCCGAGGCCTCCTAG
- a CDS encoding 6-phosphofructokinase, producing the protein MRVGVLTGGGDCPGLNAVIRGIVRKGVQEYGYDFTGFKDGWRGPLEGATVRLDIPAVRGILPRGGTILGSSRTNPLKAENGIRRVKENLSKYEVDALIVIGGEDTLGVAARLNDEYGIPCVGVPKTIDNDLSGTDYTFGFDTAVGIATEAIDRLHTTAESHMRVLVVEVMGRHAGWIALHSGLAGGANVILIPEQRFDLDQVCAWVTSRFKASYAPIVVVAEGAMPKDGDAVLKDGTLDSFGHVRLSGVGEWLAKEIEKRTGKEARTTVLGHVQRGGTPSAFDRWLATRFGLHAIDAVRDGDFGRMVALRGTDIVRVPIAEATARLKTVDPALYSEVSVFFG; encoded by the coding sequence ATGCGGGTCGGAGTCCTGACCGGAGGCGGCGACTGCCCCGGTCTCAACGCGGTCATCCGAGGCATCGTCCGCAAGGGCGTGCAGGAGTACGGCTACGACTTCACCGGGTTCAAGGACGGCTGGCGAGGCCCCCTGGAAGGCGCCACCGTCCGGCTCGACATCCCGGCGGTGCGCGGCATCCTGCCGCGCGGCGGCACCATCCTCGGATCCTCGCGCACCAACCCCCTCAAGGCGGAGAACGGCATCCGCCGGGTCAAGGAGAACCTCAGCAAGTACGAGGTCGACGCGCTCATCGTGATCGGCGGCGAGGACACCCTGGGGGTCGCCGCCCGGCTGAACGACGAGTACGGCATCCCCTGCGTCGGCGTCCCCAAGACCATCGACAACGACCTCTCCGGCACCGACTACACCTTCGGCTTCGACACCGCCGTCGGCATCGCCACCGAGGCGATAGACCGCCTCCACACCACCGCCGAGTCCCATATGCGCGTCCTGGTCGTCGAGGTCATGGGCCGGCACGCCGGCTGGATCGCCCTCCACTCCGGCCTCGCGGGCGGCGCCAACGTCATCCTCATCCCCGAGCAGCGCTTCGACCTCGACCAGGTCTGCGCCTGGGTCACCAGCCGCTTCAAGGCCTCGTACGCACCGATCGTCGTGGTCGCCGAGGGCGCCATGCCCAAGGACGGCGACGCGGTCCTCAAGGACGGCACGCTCGACTCCTTCGGGCACGTCCGTCTCTCCGGCGTCGGTGAATGGCTGGCGAAGGAGATCGAGAAGCGCACCGGCAAGGAGGCCCGCACCACCGTCCTCGGCCATGTCCAGCGCGGCGGCACCCCCAGCGCCTTCGACCGCTGGCTGGCGACCCGCTTCGGGCTCCACGCCATCGATGCGGTGCGCGACGGGGACTTCGGACGCATGGTCGCCCTGCGCGGTACGGACATCGTGCGCGTCCCCATCGCGGAGGCGACGGCGCGTCTCAAGACCGTCGACCCCGCCCTGTACAGCGAGGTGAGCGTCTTCTTCGGGTAG